One Methanobrevibacter sp. genomic region harbors:
- a CDS encoding amino acid-binding protein, translating into MAVKQISIFVENKEGRIKKAIDTLAKENINIRALSIADTTKYGILRLIVSDNDKAIEALEKDGFIVKENDVIILAVPDEPNGLNSTLSVFDEKGINLEYLYAFVSSKTDEAIVVMRLENMEKAIEALQDSDVKILETEDIKDL; encoded by the coding sequence ATGGCAGTGAAACAAATTTCAATTTTCGTTGAAAACAAAGAAGGAAGAATTAAAAAAGCTATTGACACATTAGCAAAAGAAAACATTAACATCCGTGCATTATCCATTGCAGATACAACAAAATACGGAATCTTAAGATTAATAGTATCTGATAATGATAAAGCCATTGAAGCACTTGAAAAAGACGGTTTTATTGTTAAAGAAAACGATGTCATTATCTTAGCAGTTCCCGACGAACCTAACGGATTAAACTCAACATTATCTGTTTTTGATGAAAAAGGCATCAATTTAGAATACCTTTATGCATTTGTAAGTAGTAAAACAGATGAAGCTATTGTTGTAATGAGATTGGAAAACATGGAAAAAGCTATCGAAGCTTTACAAGACAGTGATGTTAAAATATTAGAAACAGAAGAT